Proteins from a genomic interval of Corynebacterium deserti GIMN1.010:
- a CDS encoding DNA methyltransferase: MARLSLRQVEARIEALGKRESFDSSFIYHLLEAYGTPKSTITRLRTGALNVAADKEREVARKKLVYFREVSANEDVLATATELRDAPHVKRFDPRFVIVTDYKELLAIDTKTRENLIIPIGQIAQHFSFFLPWAGMEKAQFTAEAHADVKAAERMGKLFDELLSANPDLFTSTTGRHSLNVFFTRLLFCFFAEDTGVFAENQFTTAVGSHTLKDGSDTQEFLTALFLALDTPNSADKPSYLAQFPYVNGRLFSNDSAMVVPHFTAKARESLIDLGTLMWQEINPDIFGSMFQAIVTPGKRSDLGQHYTSVPNILKTIEPLFLDELKETFSESFDNPTKLKRLLTRISTIKIFDPACGSGNFLVIAYKELRRLEHSILERLQKLEGTDGSRSMESFINIENFFGIEIDDFATEVAILSLWIAKHQMNVEFEEKFGIAIPLIPLKETGQIRAGNATRIPWDTVCPNNGTDEIYLIGNPPYVGSSMQTKEQKEDFQVVFDERKYPKKLDYIALWFIKGSKYIQGTNAELAFVTTNSITQGEQVGMLFPRIFGLGIEIGFAYTSFKWSNNAKHNAGVTVIVLGLRTESATPKYLFKDLVKNSVKNINPYLIDAPNLIVNRTSQAIAKGFPPMVYGSKPTDGGFLTIARDELDLFSSSPQIVKDSVLKYVGAAEFIRGIDRYLLLIDPQNLEEASKDPEVARRFEGVRAARLASKKVATQELATFPHLLEFLSYKPTNSIIVPSVSSERREYVPIGFLGPETVVSNLAFAIYDAEPWLFALLTSRMHMAWLRAVGGKMKTDFRYSNVLVYNTFPAPNLSHANKESLTEVALRVLDVREYHCDSTLAELYDAEKMPENLRAAHKHVDDLVDKLYSATPFDDDDARLSTLFGMYEEAIEAEKAAAPIKQTRSRKK; encoded by the coding sequence ATGGCACGTTTATCACTGAGGCAAGTTGAAGCCCGCATCGAGGCTTTGGGCAAACGCGAATCTTTTGATTCCAGCTTCATTTATCACTTGCTCGAAGCCTATGGCACGCCCAAATCCACCATCACCCGTTTGCGCACCGGTGCACTCAACGTGGCTGCCGACAAAGAGCGCGAAGTAGCCCGCAAAAAGTTGGTGTACTTCCGCGAGGTATCCGCCAATGAAGATGTGCTAGCCACTGCAACAGAACTGCGCGATGCTCCACACGTCAAACGCTTTGACCCCCGCTTTGTTATCGTCACCGATTACAAAGAACTCCTGGCCATCGACACCAAAACGCGCGAAAATCTCATCATCCCAATCGGGCAGATCGCTCAGCACTTCAGCTTTTTCCTGCCCTGGGCGGGCATGGAAAAAGCACAATTCACCGCAGAGGCGCATGCTGACGTCAAGGCTGCGGAGCGCATGGGAAAGCTTTTCGACGAGCTCCTCTCCGCCAATCCTGACCTCTTCACCTCCACCACCGGTCGCCATTCCCTCAACGTCTTTTTCACCCGCCTGCTGTTCTGCTTCTTTGCAGAAGACACCGGTGTGTTTGCCGAAAACCAGTTCACCACCGCAGTTGGCTCGCACACGCTTAAAGACGGCTCCGACACCCAAGAATTCCTCACCGCTCTCTTCCTCGCACTCGATACTCCAAACAGTGCCGACAAGCCCTCCTACCTGGCTCAATTCCCCTATGTCAACGGCCGACTCTTCAGCAACGACTCCGCCATGGTGGTTCCGCACTTCACCGCCAAAGCACGTGAATCCCTCATCGATCTGGGCACCCTCATGTGGCAGGAAATCAACCCCGACATCTTCGGCTCCATGTTCCAGGCCATTGTTACCCCAGGAAAGCGCTCGGACCTGGGCCAGCACTACACTTCAGTGCCCAATATTCTGAAAACCATCGAGCCCCTCTTCCTTGATGAGCTCAAGGAAACCTTCAGCGAGAGCTTTGATAACCCCACCAAACTCAAGCGCCTGCTCACCAGGATCTCCACCATCAAGATCTTTGACCCCGCCTGTGGTTCCGGAAACTTCCTGGTTATCGCCTATAAAGAGCTGCGCCGACTGGAACACTCCATTCTGGAACGCCTCCAAAAGCTGGAAGGCACCGATGGTAGCCGTTCCATGGAGTCTTTCATTAACATCGAGAACTTCTTTGGCATTGAGATTGATGATTTCGCCACCGAAGTAGCAATCCTGTCCTTGTGGATTGCCAAGCACCAGATGAACGTGGAATTTGAAGAGAAGTTTGGCATCGCCATCCCGCTGATTCCACTGAAGGAAACCGGCCAGATCCGCGCTGGCAACGCCACCCGCATTCCTTGGGATACCGTCTGCCCAAACAATGGAACCGATGAAATCTATTTGATTGGTAACCCGCCGTATGTGGGGTCCAGCATGCAAACCAAGGAACAAAAAGAAGATTTTCAAGTTGTGTTTGATGAGAGAAAATACCCTAAAAAACTTGATTACATCGCTCTTTGGTTTATTAAAGGCTCCAAGTATATTCAAGGCACTAACGCCGAATTGGCCTTTGTTACGACTAACTCAATTACCCAGGGAGAGCAAGTAGGCATGCTCTTTCCAAGAATATTTGGATTGGGTATTGAAATTGGTTTCGCATATACATCATTCAAATGGTCAAATAACGCCAAGCATAATGCGGGAGTAACCGTAATTGTGCTCGGACTACGGACTGAGTCAGCTACGCCAAAGTATCTATTTAAGGATCTTGTTAAGAACAGCGTCAAAAACATAAATCCGTACCTAATTGATGCCCCAAACCTAATTGTAAATAGGACTTCTCAAGCGATTGCCAAAGGCTTCCCTCCCATGGTCTACGGAAGTAAACCTACCGATGGTGGGTTTCTAACAATTGCTCGAGATGAACTCGACCTTTTCTCTTCCTCTCCCCAAATCGTAAAAGACTCTGTATTGAAGTACGTCGGCGCAGCCGAATTCATCAGGGGCATCGATCGCTACTTGTTGTTGATCGATCCTCAAAACCTGGAAGAGGCCTCTAAAGACCCCGAAGTAGCTCGACGGTTTGAAGGAGTACGTGCTGCTCGGTTAGCCAGTAAGAAAGTAGCAACGCAAGAACTCGCAACGTTTCCCCACCTCCTGGAGTTTTTGTCGTATAAACCAACTAATTCAATCATCGTTCCAAGCGTCTCTTCTGAGCGACGTGAATACGTTCCGATTGGATTCTTAGGTCCCGAAACCGTGGTTTCTAATCTTGCCTTCGCGATTTATGACGCGGAACCATGGCTCTTTGCGCTCTTAACCTCTCGCATGCATATGGCCTGGTTGCGTGCCGTGGGCGGAAAAATGAAAACTGATTTTCGATATTCCAACGTCCTTGTTTACAACACCTTCCCTGCCCCAAACCTCTCGCATGCTAACAAGGAATCCCTCACAGAAGTAGCTCTCCGAGTGCTTGATGTGCGCGAATATCACTGTGATTCCACGCTGGCTGAGCTTTATGACGCAGAAAAAATGCCAGAGAACCTCCGGGCTGCACATAAGCACGTGGACGATCTCGTCGACAAGCTCTATTCCGCAACCCCGTTCGACGATGATGATGCCCGCCTGTCCACCCTCTTTGGTATGTATGAGGAAGCGATCGAGGCAGAAAAAGCAGCTGCGCCGATTAAACAGACGCGATCCCGGAAGAAGTAG
- a CDS encoding DEAD/DEAH box helicase: MPHLRKSVVQNTIDVSYAQSGASVNTDALGMREMQRRAFEERNAPYLLIKAPPASGKSRALMFIGLDKLYNQGRKRVIVAVPERSIGASFKSTDLTSRGFFADWEIKDHNNLCSPGSNASKVKAFTDFLNSSDTILVCTHATLRFAFEKLSPEDFNGTVLAIDEFHHVSADLETSRLGSLLREVMTESDAHIVAMTGSYFRGDSVPVLLPEDEAKFTAVTFNYYDQLNGYQHLKSLGIGHHFYQGLYIESALKEVLNLDLKTILHIPNVNSGESSKDKLDEVGQIMDLIGTDAQTDPHTGIITLKRNDNGQTIRVADLVDDTDLQARAKTLAFLAETAGEDPDAVDIIIALGMAKEGFDWPFAEHALTVGYRASLTETIQIIGRVTRDSPGKHHAQFTNLIAEPDAAQSEVTVSVNSMLKAITASLLMEQVLAPNFEFKTKKSDDDASDKGTIKIKGFKEPSTERVKQIVATDLTDLKATILQDDSFARAAFGAVDAVTTNQVLIPKIIRERYPDLNNVEVEELRQQVVVDSVIKNGEVKTVGHDRFIKMSTKFVNINEININLIDTVNPFQRAFEVMSRSVTPSVLSLISDQIAATKITISPSEATEAWPKIQQWVKVNGRRPDRKSEDSTERYFAEVVLYLKRVKQQRAAEKRLEKGADQ, encoded by the coding sequence ATGCCACACCTTAGAAAATCAGTAGTTCAAAACACCATCGACGTTAGCTATGCACAATCGGGTGCATCCGTAAACACCGATGCTTTAGGCATGCGTGAAATGCAGCGGCGTGCTTTCGAAGAACGCAACGCCCCATACCTGCTAATCAAAGCGCCTCCGGCATCCGGTAAATCCCGTGCGCTCATGTTCATCGGCCTGGACAAACTCTATAATCAAGGCCGAAAAAGGGTGATCGTGGCAGTTCCTGAACGATCCATTGGTGCCTCATTTAAGTCAACGGATCTGACCAGCCGTGGATTCTTCGCGGACTGGGAGATCAAGGATCACAATAATCTGTGCAGCCCTGGCTCCAATGCCAGCAAGGTGAAGGCATTCACCGATTTCCTCAATTCAAGCGACACGATTCTAGTGTGCACACATGCGACTTTGCGTTTTGCTTTTGAAAAACTCAGCCCAGAGGATTTCAATGGCACAGTTTTAGCAATTGATGAGTTCCACCATGTATCCGCGGATCTGGAAACCAGCCGCCTTGGTTCGCTGCTGCGTGAAGTGATGACAGAATCCGATGCCCACATCGTGGCCATGACCGGATCCTATTTCCGTGGCGACTCCGTGCCGGTGTTGCTGCCAGAGGATGAAGCCAAATTCACGGCCGTTACTTTCAACTATTATGACCAGCTCAATGGCTACCAACACCTCAAATCGCTAGGCATTGGGCACCACTTCTACCAGGGTCTTTATATTGAAAGCGCCCTCAAGGAAGTGCTGAATCTTGATCTAAAGACGATCCTGCACATTCCCAATGTAAATTCTGGTGAATCCTCCAAGGACAAGCTGGATGAGGTCGGTCAGATCATGGATCTGATTGGCACCGATGCTCAGACTGATCCGCACACCGGCATCATCACGCTGAAGCGCAATGACAATGGTCAAACTATTCGGGTGGCAGATCTGGTGGATGACACCGACCTGCAGGCGCGAGCAAAGACCTTGGCATTCTTGGCTGAAACCGCAGGTGAAGACCCTGATGCTGTGGATATCATCATTGCGCTGGGCATGGCCAAGGAGGGATTCGACTGGCCTTTTGCCGAGCACGCCCTCACTGTTGGCTACCGTGCATCATTGACTGAGACTATTCAGATTATTGGTCGCGTCACCCGAGATTCCCCCGGTAAACACCACGCGCAATTTACCAACCTCATCGCAGAACCCGACGCTGCACAAAGTGAGGTGACGGTGTCTGTGAACAGCATGCTCAAGGCAATTACGGCATCGCTGTTGATGGAGCAGGTGCTCGCTCCAAACTTTGAGTTCAAAACCAAGAAGAGCGACGACGATGCTTCGGACAAGGGAACCATCAAGATTAAGGGGTTTAAGGAGCCCTCGACTGAGCGCGTGAAGCAGATCGTGGCCACGGATCTCACTGATCTTAAAGCCACCATTTTGCAGGATGACAGCTTTGCCCGCGCGGCCTTTGGCGCTGTCGATGCCGTGACTACCAACCAAGTGCTCATCCCGAAGATCATCCGGGAACGCTACCCTGATCTGAACAACGTAGAGGTTGAAGAGCTGCGCCAACAAGTTGTGGTGGACTCCGTGATTAAAAACGGTGAAGTAAAAACCGTAGGTCATGATCGTTTTATCAAGATGTCCACCAAGTTTGTCAACATCAACGAGATCAACATCAACCTCATTGACACCGTCAACCCATTCCAGCGTGCCTTTGAAGTGATGTCACGGTCGGTCACTCCTTCCGTGCTGAGCCTGATTTCTGATCAAATCGCTGCCACTAAGATTACGATTAGTCCATCAGAAGCAACCGAGGCCTGGCCAAAGATTCAGCAATGGGTGAAAGTGAATGGCCGCAGGCCGGATCGAAAATCAGAAGACTCAACGGAACGCTACTTCGCAGAGGTAGTGCTCTACTTGAAAAGAGTTAAGCAACAGCGCGCCGCTGAAAAACGACTTGAGAAAGGTGCGGATCAATAG
- a CDS encoding GIY-YIG nuclease family protein, whose amino-acid sequence MSENHDDFDFDALDAIFESDLDGLLDTPEKPKPVTSLDRLQRAFSEVMDFYREHGRLPDPDTREIAERKLGARLFGIQADEEKKEALVELDEFGLLEMSEAPSSLDELMDSDDLDLLGDDSGILDISDLPVAESELREFEAAARERCDDFEQFKPLFKQQHAKLSSGELTLAQFKGLPSVTQGKYFVLGGLLLYVAEVGESTIVQSGSREREKQRLRVIFENGTESSMYRQSLAIRLHEKDGQAVVRTSLSAEEIFEEDKETGHIYVLSSESEDPTVKGIPNLYKIGFSRSEVQKRIRNAANDPTYLMAPVKVEDDYKVYNVQPSKVEALIHKLFAAARLNLSQVDGSGKDYDPSEWFIVPLEEVQKGIDLIVNGDVIHYYYDRQQQKLVPNEV is encoded by the coding sequence GTGTCTGAAAATCATGATGACTTTGATTTTGATGCCCTCGATGCCATCTTTGAATCGGACTTGGATGGCCTCCTTGATACACCAGAAAAGCCCAAGCCGGTTACGTCACTCGATCGCCTACAACGTGCGTTTAGTGAGGTTATGGACTTTTACCGGGAGCATGGTCGACTGCCTGATCCCGACACCCGCGAGATAGCCGAGCGTAAACTCGGTGCCCGCCTCTTCGGCATTCAGGCTGATGAGGAGAAGAAGGAAGCCCTCGTTGAGCTCGATGAATTCGGGCTGCTAGAGATGTCGGAAGCGCCTTCGTCTCTCGACGAGCTCATGGACAGCGATGACTTGGATCTCCTGGGCGATGACTCCGGGATTCTAGATATCAGCGATCTCCCAGTTGCCGAGTCTGAGCTCCGCGAATTTGAGGCGGCTGCCCGTGAACGGTGCGATGACTTTGAGCAATTCAAGCCATTGTTTAAGCAACAGCACGCGAAGCTTTCCAGTGGTGAACTTACGTTAGCCCAGTTCAAAGGGTTGCCCTCTGTCACGCAGGGAAAGTACTTCGTGCTCGGCGGACTCTTGCTCTATGTAGCTGAGGTTGGGGAATCGACGATAGTGCAATCAGGTAGCCGCGAACGTGAAAAACAGCGGTTGCGGGTGATCTTTGAGAACGGAACAGAATCCTCCATGTACCGGCAATCGCTAGCCATCAGACTGCATGAAAAAGATGGCCAGGCTGTTGTGCGGACCTCCCTGAGCGCTGAGGAGATCTTTGAAGAAGACAAAGAAACAGGACACATCTATGTCTTGAGTTCTGAAAGCGAAGATCCAACGGTCAAGGGAATTCCGAACCTTTATAAAATTGGTTTCTCCCGCTCTGAGGTGCAAAAACGTATTCGCAACGCAGCCAACGATCCGACGTACCTGATGGCACCCGTCAAAGTTGAAGATGATTACAAGGTGTACAACGTCCAACCATCGAAGGTTGAGGCGCTAATCCACAAACTCTTCGCCGCCGCGCGCCTCAACCTGTCACAGGTAGATGGTTCGGGCAAAGACTACGATCCGAGCGAGTGGTTCATAGTGCCTTTGGAAGAAGTGCAAAAAGGCATCGATCTCATTGTTAATGGCGATGTGATCCACTATTACTATGACCGCCAGCAGCAGAAGCTTGTGCCAAACGAGGTTTAG
- a CDS encoding RNA-directed DNA polymerase encodes MGEDSTEIRSVLELSANEARDYFLTDSSYCSFDLPDYFDFSEVLSRARSIVESGKPFKRGRKAVGKLDNVNYEILVNKDGAYGWRPFQLVHPMLYADLVVTMTTANAWETIQSRFKQFQSDSRILCKSIPLADAGGNSRALSISNWWKEVEQESIRLSLDYRFMATTDIVDCYGALYTHSISWALHTKPFAKEHRGYEHPGNAIDNILQDMHNRQTNGIPQGNVASDLIAEMVLGYADFQLLEEIDTTDGIDFKIIRYRDDYRIFTNSEQDAKHILLTLTKVLSELNFKLNASKTNINSDIIGSAIKDDKLHWNSVVQRHRNLFKNLLLVRALAEQFPNSGSLVKALTAFRQRIEKLSKRPNDNPSLIAVVVDVMYKNPRVYPQATSILSKLLSFEDQNEIGRYLDSIQARFSDIPNTGLLDLWIQRFSWSYDPERTFNEPLCQVVTGGSTDSIWNFDWLTRNSKEAILNAPIVDTARLATAGSIISVAETETFASRYDEATA; translated from the coding sequence ATGGGTGAGGACTCAACTGAAATTAGATCTGTACTTGAATTATCTGCTAACGAGGCCAGAGATTACTTTTTGACCGATAGTTCGTACTGTTCGTTCGACCTGCCTGACTACTTTGATTTTTCTGAAGTCCTTTCGCGCGCACGATCGATTGTCGAGAGTGGTAAACCATTCAAGAGAGGCAGGAAAGCGGTTGGCAAACTTGACAATGTCAACTACGAAATTCTTGTTAATAAGGATGGTGCCTACGGTTGGCGTCCATTCCAACTAGTTCATCCGATGCTCTATGCAGACCTTGTAGTCACTATGACAACAGCCAACGCATGGGAGACTATTCAGAGCCGGTTCAAACAGTTCCAGTCTGACTCCAGGATCTTATGCAAAAGCATTCCACTCGCGGATGCCGGGGGCAACAGCCGTGCTCTCTCGATCTCAAATTGGTGGAAAGAGGTCGAACAGGAATCCATCCGACTTTCTCTTGATTACCGTTTTATGGCCACTACCGATATCGTTGACTGCTACGGAGCGTTGTACACCCACTCAATATCTTGGGCTCTGCACACGAAACCTTTTGCCAAGGAGCACCGCGGGTATGAGCACCCGGGTAACGCCATTGATAACATTCTCCAGGATATGCACAATCGGCAAACTAATGGAATACCTCAAGGTAACGTAGCCTCCGACTTAATTGCGGAGATGGTTCTTGGCTACGCCGACTTTCAGCTGCTAGAAGAAATCGATACCACGGACGGGATTGATTTTAAGATAATTAGGTACCGAGACGATTACCGGATTTTCACTAACTCGGAACAAGACGCCAAGCACATCCTGCTTACGCTCACCAAAGTTCTGTCCGAACTCAATTTTAAGCTAAATGCTTCAAAAACAAACATCAACTCAGATATCATCGGCAGTGCCATAAAAGATGATAAGTTGCATTGGAACTCTGTCGTACAGCGTCACAGAAACCTCTTCAAAAATCTCCTCCTAGTGCGCGCACTTGCGGAGCAGTTTCCAAACTCGGGATCTTTAGTCAAAGCTCTCACAGCTTTTAGGCAACGAATCGAGAAATTGAGCAAACGCCCCAACGACAATCCATCTCTTATCGCTGTGGTCGTAGATGTCATGTACAAGAATCCGCGTGTGTACCCACAGGCTACATCAATCCTCAGTAAGCTCTTGTCTTTTGAGGATCAGAATGAAATCGGCAGGTATCTAGACTCTATTCAAGCTAGATTTTCTGACATTCCAAACACAGGGCTGCTCGATCTGTGGATCCAACGCTTCAGCTGGAGTTACGATCCTGAACGGACCTTTAACGAACCACTTTGTCAGGTTGTAACAGGAGGTTCAACTGACTCAATATGGAACTTTGATTGGTTGACGAGAAACTCTAAGGAAGCGATTTTGAATGCTCCGATTGTAGATACCGCCCGCCTTGCCACGGCAGGTTCAATCATCAGCGTGGCAGAAACCGAGACTTTCGCGTCTCGCTACGACGAGGCCACAGCCTAG
- a CDS encoding restriction endonuclease: MTVDNTPTIDQFRPVVLRVLSDGQERSIREIYQLVADYLRLSEEVRAERVSSGQQRYINRINWACSALTQGGLLERPRRAHYRITDNGGVVDKRSLSQYTEKDMLEWPEWKAYQDEVVQRRSKNDNGISEVSSKSDESSDPVESLAAGEQAFNAQTETNLRKRLQEASPEFFERAVIDVLWAMGYGGTHGEKKHVGRTRDGGIDGIIRQDALGLTNVYIQAKRYADTNKVGEPEIRNFIGSLDARGANLGVFITTSSFQPAAETTASRYRHGKIVLIDGIKLTSLMLAYGVAVHKAHEFTLYEIDDDFFEDDELV; this comes from the coding sequence ATGACAGTAGATAACACCCCAACGATTGATCAGTTCCGGCCAGTGGTTTTGCGAGTGCTTAGCGATGGCCAGGAGCGGTCTATCCGGGAGATTTATCAATTAGTCGCGGACTACCTGCGACTATCGGAGGAAGTACGTGCGGAACGGGTATCTTCAGGTCAGCAACGCTACATCAATCGCATCAACTGGGCTTGTTCAGCACTTACCCAAGGTGGCCTTCTTGAGCGACCACGACGCGCGCACTACCGCATTACTGACAATGGAGGAGTAGTTGATAAGCGTTCGTTGAGCCAATACACCGAGAAGGACATGCTCGAATGGCCGGAGTGGAAGGCTTATCAGGATGAAGTTGTCCAGCGTCGAAGCAAGAATGACAATGGCATCTCTGAGGTCAGCTCAAAAAGTGATGAATCCAGTGATCCGGTCGAATCTTTGGCCGCGGGGGAACAAGCCTTCAATGCCCAAACCGAGACCAACCTGCGAAAACGGCTGCAAGAAGCATCACCTGAGTTTTTCGAGCGCGCGGTTATTGATGTCTTGTGGGCGATGGGCTATGGCGGAACTCATGGTGAGAAGAAGCACGTGGGACGTACCAGAGATGGCGGTATCGACGGGATTATTCGCCAGGACGCTTTGGGATTAACAAATGTTTATATCCAGGCAAAGCGTTACGCGGATACCAACAAGGTTGGTGAACCAGAAATCCGTAACTTCATTGGTTCACTGGATGCCAGAGGCGCAAACCTCGGCGTTTTCATCACGACCTCTTCATTTCAGCCAGCGGCAGAAACCACCGCATCGCGTTACCGTCACGGTAAGATCGTGCTGATCGACGGCATCAAGCTCACCTCGTTAATGCTCGCTTATGGAGTGGCCGTTCACAAGGCTCACGAGTTCACACTGTATGAAATCGATGATGACTTCTTCGAAGATGATGAGCTCGTCTAA
- a CDS encoding IS1249 family transposase, which yields MNRTRPTCPVCTGTMRKNGTTTKGTTRWRCTTCGASTTNTRTDDHHARRFQLFINWIQSPQSLTTLAQQHRVTRRTLTRWFHNYWYVEVPRNTDHHRIYDQLFIDGTYFNTKCLLIACTFDHVVAWRWCTKEDSYNYTRLFDQLQPPLIVTTDGQKGALKAITTXWPTTKIQRCLVHIKRNIQQHVTLNPKLKPGKALRKLSLNLLKXHTANDAATWMTQLHEFHTVYRDWLNEKTYTTDVSQSEIPGFVRPTATWWYTHYRHRRAYRQLEKLARQGHLFTFVNPPDGVEGTIKSTTNCLEGGINAQIKALARNHRGMXDEHQRIAVDWWLYLHTQLPDDPVKIARQQHWGQDALAKADVLIQQEQPDAHRDDGRPALYDTGIDATPTNSIGIRSGWAGRHN from the coding sequence GTGAACAGAACACGACCAACCTGCCCGGTCTGCACGGGCACCATGAGAAAAAACGGCACCACCACCAAAGGCACCACCCGCTGGCGCTGCACCACCTGCGGCGCCAGCACCACCAACACCCGCACTGATGATCACCATGCCCGCAGATTCCAGCTCTTCATCAACTGGATCCAAAGCCCCCAATCCCTGACAACCCTTGCACAACAACACCGAGTCACCCGCCGCACACTGACCCGATGGTTTCATAACTATTGGTACGTCGAAGTTCCCCGCAACACCGACCACCACCGCATCTACGATCAACTCTTCATCGACGGCACCTACTTCAACACCAAATGCCTCCTGATAGCCTGCACCTTCGACCACGTCGTCGCCTGGCGCTGGTGCACCAAAGAAGACTCCTACAACTACACCCGCCTCTTCGATCAACTCCAGCCACCACTGATCGTGACCACCGACGGACAAAAAGGCGCACTCAAAGCCATCACCACCRCCTGGCCCACCACAAAAATCCAACGCTGCCTCGTCCACATCAAACGCAACATCCAGCAACACGTCACCCTCAACCCCAAGCTCAAACCCGGAAAAGCACTGCGCAAACTTTCCTTAAACCTGCTCAAARTCCACACTGCCAACGACGCAGCCACCTGGATGACCCAGYTGCATGAGTTCCACACCGTCTACCGCGACTGGCTGAATGAAAAGACCTACACCACTGACGTCTCGCAGTCTGAGATCCCCGGGTTCGTGCGCCCCACAGCCACCTGGTGGTACACCCACTACCGCCATCGCAGRGCCTATCGACAACTTGAAAAACTCGCCCGCCAAGGACACTTGTTCACYTTCGTCAACCCACCTGACGGAGTTGAAGGAACCATCAAATCAACCACAAACTGTTTAGAAGGTGGGATCAACGCACAGATCAAAGCCTTGGCTCGTAACCATCGGGGAATGWTTGATGAGCATCAACGTATCGCGGTGGATTGGTGGCTATATCTGCATACGCAGTTGCCTGACGATCCGGTAAAAATCGCCAGGCAACAACACTGGGGTCAAGACGCACTCGCCAAAGCTGATGTCTTGATCCAACAGGAACAACCAGATGCTCATCGCGACGATGGGCGCCCAGCGTTGTATGACACCGGGATTGATGC